One part of the Clostridium thermosuccinogenes genome encodes these proteins:
- a CDS encoding DUF3656 domain-containing U32 family peptidase yields the protein MISKTELLAPAGNWEAFIAAVENGADAVYLGGKLFNARQFAGNFDNEQLEKALDYAHVRGVKIYLTLNTIIADDEIESALGFIGEAYRMGIDGIIVQDIGLARLIREIFPDLDLHASTQMTVYNLEGVNFLEKMGFKRVVLARELSIDEIKHITSNTALEIEVFIHGALCISYSGQCLMSSVIGGRSGNRGKCAQPCRLPYELLGRKTGDGDASDSISRFRPYGKGYLLSSKDLCTVEEMGKIVGAGVRSLKIEGRMKSPEYVAVVVGTYRKYLDLLQASGKGEGDHDVPVDHRDLGNLAQIFNRGGFSAGYFLGKLGKDMMSYEKPKNWGIYLGEVISHDKAAKTIKVKLAEELSLGDGIEVWNGEEGESPGNVVTLLRKGSRDVDAAGEGDIVTVGSISGRIYKGNKVYRTSSAKLNDAARETYTRPGRRGVLLWGRMTVRVGEPVWLAVGDEEGNQVEVRGNILPEPAINKPLTEERLIGQLLKTGGTPFDLEKPEIILEPGLSLPISEINNIRRKALEEMEKRRAGQYKRRLPDTAAEKKEKLLHFPESGQKKAKCPEVSVLFYDAGESWDYTQLDADRIYLPFRGFLEGRVDASTIKAIKEAGKEVFLWLPPITRGNYDRLIKAKLDEIEAIGVDGILAGNLGSLEYLRNRTKLILEGDYSFNAFNSYSLEELYKSGLKEITLSLEMSLAQIRSLKEVPGLSKNAVVYGRIPVMTSEYCPVGSIVGGFGKGQACNKACMKGEYRLKDRKGVEFPVLCDRIDCRAIVLNSSVIFVPDSIDGLRDAGINRIRLNITDEKAEEVYHLVRLFRSAAKDGVKALKEYGEFIDEVKSKGFTKGHYYRGV from the coding sequence ATGATAAGTAAAACCGAACTGCTCGCTCCTGCCGGCAACTGGGAAGCATTTATAGCGGCGGTCGAGAACGGGGCCGACGCTGTTTACCTTGGAGGAAAGCTTTTTAACGCCCGGCAGTTTGCAGGAAACTTTGATAATGAACAACTGGAAAAGGCCCTGGATTATGCCCATGTCCGGGGAGTTAAAATATATCTTACCTTGAATACCATCATAGCGGATGATGAAATAGAATCCGCCCTGGGATTTATTGGAGAAGCATACCGCATGGGCATTGACGGAATCATTGTGCAGGACATCGGGCTTGCAAGGCTGATAAGGGAGATATTCCCCGATCTCGACCTGCATGCCAGCACCCAGATGACGGTATACAACTTAGAAGGGGTAAATTTTCTGGAAAAGATGGGCTTTAAGCGCGTTGTCCTGGCCAGGGAGCTCTCCATCGATGAAATAAAACATATAACGTCCAATACCGCTTTGGAAATAGAGGTTTTTATCCACGGAGCCCTTTGCATTTCCTACTCTGGACAGTGCCTTATGAGCAGTGTCATAGGCGGAAGAAGCGGTAACCGGGGGAAATGTGCTCAGCCCTGCAGGCTTCCCTATGAGCTCCTGGGAAGAAAGACAGGCGATGGAGATGCTTCTGACTCCATAAGCAGGTTCCGACCATATGGGAAAGGGTATCTGCTCAGCTCAAAGGACCTGTGCACTGTGGAGGAAATGGGGAAAATTGTGGGCGCCGGGGTGCGTTCCCTCAAAATAGAAGGCAGGATGAAATCGCCGGAGTATGTTGCTGTTGTAGTGGGAACCTACAGAAAGTATCTTGACTTACTGCAGGCATCCGGAAAGGGAGAAGGAGATCATGATGTGCCGGTGGACCACAGAGATCTGGGTAATCTGGCTCAGATATTCAACCGGGGTGGATTTTCCGCCGGGTATTTCCTGGGCAAGCTGGGAAAGGACATGATGAGCTATGAAAAACCTAAAAATTGGGGCATATATCTGGGTGAAGTGATATCCCATGATAAGGCGGCAAAGACGATAAAAGTAAAACTGGCCGAAGAGCTGTCCCTGGGTGACGGAATAGAGGTCTGGAACGGTGAGGAAGGGGAAAGCCCCGGAAATGTTGTGACTCTGCTTAGAAAAGGAAGCAGGGATGTAGATGCTGCCGGTGAGGGTGATATCGTGACGGTGGGCAGTATAAGCGGACGCATATATAAAGGAAACAAAGTGTATAGGACTTCATCAGCAAAGCTCAACGATGCAGCGAGGGAGACATATACAAGACCGGGCCGGCGCGGGGTTCTGCTGTGGGGCCGTATGACCGTAAGGGTAGGAGAACCTGTATGGCTTGCAGTAGGCGATGAAGAAGGGAACCAGGTTGAGGTGAGAGGAAATATTTTGCCGGAGCCAGCCATAAACAAACCTCTGACGGAGGAAAGGCTCATAGGGCAGCTCCTAAAGACCGGAGGTACACCCTTTGATCTTGAAAAACCGGAAATAATCCTGGAACCAGGCTTGTCGCTCCCTATAAGTGAAATAAACAATATCCGGAGGAAAGCCCTCGAGGAGATGGAAAAAAGGAGGGCAGGACAATATAAAAGGAGGTTGCCGGATACGGCAGCGGAGAAAAAGGAAAAGCTGCTGCATTTCCCGGAAAGCGGGCAAAAGAAGGCAAAATGCCCTGAAGTCTCAGTCCTTTTTTATGATGCCGGAGAAAGCTGGGATTATACCCAGCTGGATGCCGACAGGATTTACCTTCCCTTTAGAGGATTTCTGGAGGGGAGGGTAGACGCTTCGACAATAAAAGCCATTAAAGAGGCCGGAAAGGAAGTCTTCCTATGGCTTCCGCCCATAACCCGGGGAAACTATGACCGGCTAATTAAGGCGAAGCTGGATGAGATTGAAGCCATAGGGGTAGACGGAATACTGGCAGGAAATTTAGGCTCTTTGGAATACCTAAGAAACAGAACGAAGCTCATACTGGAAGGGGATTATTCCTTTAACGCCTTCAACAGCTATAGTCTTGAGGAATTATACAAGTCAGGACTTAAGGAGATCACCCTGTCGCTGGAAATGAGCCTGGCTCAGATAAGGAGCCTGAAGGAGGTACCAGGACTTTCAAAAAACGCCGTAGTATATGGACGCATTCCGGTGATGACCAGCGAGTACTGCCCTGTGGGAAGCATTGTCGGAGGATTCGGAAAGGGGCAGGCTTGCAACAAAGCTTGCATGAAAGGGGAATACAGGCTTAAGGATCGCAAGGGTGTGGAGTTTCCGGTACTATGCGACCGCATTGACTGCCGTGCCATTGTGCTTAACTCCAGCGTGATCTTCGTGCCTGACAGCATTGATGGGTTAAGGGATGCAGGGATAAACAGGATACGCCTTAACATAACGGATGAAAAGGCAGAGGAGGTATACCACCTGGTAAGGCTCTTTAGAAGCGCAGCAAAAGACGGTGTCAAGGCTTTGAAGGAGTATGGAGAGTTTATTGATGAAGTAAAAAGCAAAGGATTTACAAAAGGGCATTATTATAGGGGTGTGTGA
- the dut gene encoding dUTP diphosphatase → MSKEIEVYVEICREGAILPEYARPGDAGMDVYAAEEAFINPGETVVIPTGLKLAIPEGFEIQVRPRSGVSLKTPLRITNSPGTIDSGYRDELGIIMTNTSETNGKESEEVFTIDSKGNKKGIYHIRKGDRIAQIVLQEVPRMRLSVVDSVKGIGTDRGGGFGSTGIR, encoded by the coding sequence ATGAGCAAAGAGATAGAGGTCTATGTGGAAATCTGCCGGGAAGGCGCCATACTCCCGGAATATGCCCGGCCAGGGGACGCAGGCATGGATGTATATGCCGCTGAAGAAGCTTTTATAAACCCGGGGGAGACCGTGGTGATACCTACAGGACTGAAACTGGCCATACCGGAAGGCTTTGAGATACAGGTAAGGCCCAGGAGCGGTGTTTCCTTAAAGACGCCCTTAAGGATCACCAATTCGCCGGGTACGATAGACAGCGGTTATAGGGACGAACTGGGCATAATAATGACCAATACCTCGGAGACAAACGGAAAGGAATCCGAAGAGGTATTCACCATCGACAGCAAAGGAAACAAAAAAGGCATCTATCATATCCGAAAAGGCGACCGCATAGCTCAGATCGTTCTCCAGGAAGTGCCACGCATGAGGCTGTCAGTAGTGGATTCGGTAAAAGGTATCGGCACGGATCGAGGTGGAGGTTTCGGATCTACCGGGATAAGATGA
- the loaP gene encoding antiterminator LoaP: MKLPIRYLTAAWRISCNQHSRYNKPQGGDITEQVVFSDDWYALFVRTGKEDQVKDYILKNSDGKLRAVVPKRKLKERKGGSWSYVIRTLFPGYVLLNGDIEDEKHNYYKDIPGAIKLLRGGYEPLKIEKHEIWTISSLICDDETIGFSSVMIKGGKVVVVDGPLVSMEGLIVDINRRKERAKVRLNFMGEPRIVELGISVLQPV; encoded by the coding sequence ATGAAATTGCCTATCCGCTATCTCACAGCAGCATGGCGGATAAGCTGCAATCAGCATAGCCGGTACAATAAACCGCAGGGTGGTGATATTACGGAGCAAGTGGTATTTAGCGATGATTGGTATGCCTTGTTTGTTCGCACCGGTAAGGAAGACCAGGTAAAGGATTATATACTGAAGAACTCTGACGGCAAATTAAGGGCTGTAGTTCCCAAGAGGAAGCTAAAAGAGAGGAAAGGCGGTTCCTGGTCATATGTAATACGCACCCTTTTTCCCGGGTATGTGCTGCTAAATGGTGACATCGAGGATGAAAAGCACAATTATTACAAGGATATACCCGGGGCTATAAAGCTCCTGAGAGGCGGCTATGAACCTTTAAAGATTGAAAAGCATGAGATATGGACGATAAGCAGCCTTATCTGCGATGATGAGACCATCGGTTTTTCCAGCGTGATGATAAAAGGCGGAAAAGTTGTGGTGGTAGATGGCCCTCTTGTTTCGATGGAAGGACTGATTGTAGATATCAACAGGAGGAAGGAAAGGGCGAAGGTAAGGCTTAACTTTATGGGTGAGCCGAGAATTGTGGAGTTGGGGATATCGGTCCTGCAACCGGTCTGA
- a CDS encoding nucleoside-diphosphate sugar epimerase/dehydratase has protein sequence MARVALLPALSRGVKWLLIYTRKLLLVIVDFVLISLSIYIGLVLRFDGEIPELYLSRFVNSFAILAAVNVLIYFIFGIYHSLWRNASVDELFMLFFATVSASIIDLLIGYGFDIRLPRSVYIISCLLALIFIGGFRMSYRVLRRLKNVGISMHDKRKRVMVIGGGDAGSMVIKELKTAGCTQYQAVAVIDDDRWKQKLKIHGVPIKGGREKICEVAEKDGIDEIIIALPSVDRKEVSEILDICKKTKCKLKTLPGVYEIINGKVGLSQIRDVSIDDLLGRDEVKLDMHEASGYLKDEVVLVTGGGGSIGSELCRQIARFKPKKLIILDIYENNAYDLQNELLQIYKNDINLEVVIASVRDRKRLRQVFETYRPGVVFHAAAHKHVPLMEANPAEAVKNNIFGTLNTAQCADEFGVKRFVLISTDKAVNPTNIMGATKRVAEMIIQSLDKISKTEFVAVRFGNVLGSNGSVIPLFKKQIANGGPVTVTHPEITRFFMTIPEAARLVLQAGAMARGGEIFILDMGKPVKIVDLARDLIRLSGFEPDKDIKIEFTGLRPGEKLYEELLLAEEGIQATRHDKIFIGKPLDIEYMDLMEKLRKLEVNVDDPEKLRETMAMVVPTYNYAREEVAAAGI, from the coding sequence ATGGCAAGAGTGGCTTTGCTTCCGGCCTTAAGCAGGGGGGTAAAATGGTTGCTGATTTATACTCGTAAATTGCTACTGGTAATAGTAGATTTTGTCCTTATCAGTTTATCCATATATATAGGTTTAGTTCTTAGATTTGACGGGGAGATACCCGAGTTATATTTGTCCAGATTTGTCAATTCTTTTGCCATACTAGCAGCTGTAAATGTTCTTATATACTTCATTTTCGGTATTTATCACAGTTTATGGAGAAATGCAAGCGTAGACGAGCTTTTTATGCTGTTTTTTGCGACAGTATCGGCAAGCATAATCGACCTTTTGATTGGCTATGGCTTCGATATCAGGCTCCCCAGGTCCGTATACATCATTTCCTGCCTTTTGGCCTTAATCTTCATTGGAGGATTCCGTATGAGCTACCGGGTGCTCAGGAGACTTAAAAATGTGGGTATTTCAATGCACGACAAAAGGAAGAGGGTAATGGTGATAGGCGGCGGCGATGCCGGCTCCATGGTGATAAAGGAGTTGAAAACTGCCGGATGTACGCAGTATCAAGCAGTGGCTGTGATTGATGATGACAGATGGAAGCAGAAATTGAAAATACATGGCGTTCCTATAAAAGGCGGCCGGGAAAAGATATGTGAGGTTGCTGAGAAAGACGGCATTGATGAAATAATAATAGCCCTGCCGTCAGTAGACAGAAAAGAAGTATCGGAGATTCTGGATATATGCAAGAAGACAAAGTGCAAGCTGAAAACCCTGCCTGGTGTATATGAAATAATTAATGGTAAGGTGGGTCTCAGCCAGATAAGGGATGTAAGCATAGACGACCTCCTGGGAAGGGATGAGGTCAAGCTGGATATGCATGAAGCCTCAGGGTATCTGAAAGACGAAGTGGTATTGGTGACAGGGGGAGGCGGGTCCATAGGCTCCGAGCTCTGCCGGCAGATAGCCAGGTTTAAACCTAAAAAGCTGATAATCCTGGATATATATGAGAATAACGCTTATGACCTGCAGAATGAACTTCTGCAAATATATAAAAATGATATAAACCTTGAAGTGGTCATAGCATCGGTAAGGGACAGGAAGAGACTGAGGCAGGTATTTGAAACCTACCGCCCTGGTGTAGTATTCCACGCAGCGGCTCACAAACACGTGCCCCTTATGGAAGCTAATCCTGCCGAGGCTGTGAAGAACAACATTTTTGGGACACTAAACACGGCCCAGTGCGCTGATGAGTTCGGAGTAAAGAGGTTTGTGCTCATCTCCACAGACAAGGCCGTAAACCCGACAAATATCATGGGAGCCACCAAAAGAGTGGCTGAGATGATAATCCAGTCTTTGGACAAAATCAGCAAAACTGAGTTTGTGGCTGTAAGGTTTGGTAATGTTTTGGGAAGCAATGGCAGCGTCATTCCTCTTTTTAAGAAACAGATAGCCAATGGGGGCCCGGTCACGGTAACCCATCCTGAGATAACCAGGTTTTTCATGACCATTCCGGAAGCGGCCCGTTTGGTGCTGCAGGCGGGAGCTATGGCCCGCGGAGGGGAAATATTCATACTGGATATGGGCAAGCCGGTAAAAATAGTGGATCTGGCTAGAGACCTTATACGTCTGTCAGGCTTTGAGCCGGATAAGGATATTAAGATAGAATTTACTGGCCTCAGACCGGGAGAGAAGCTTTATGAAGAGCTGCTGCTGGCTGAGGAGGGTATCCAGGCTACCCGGCATGACAAGATATTCATAGGAAAACCTCTGGATATTGAATACATGGATCTGATGGAAAAGCTCAGGAAGCTGGAAGTCAATGTAGATGACCCGGAAAAGCTGAGGGAGACTATGGCTATGGTAGTGCCGACCTATAATTATGCCAGGGAAGAAGTTGCCGCAGCTGGGATTTAG
- a CDS encoding sugar transferase: MVYLKIKRLLDIVISLVGLVLLSPLFLILVVAIKLDSKGPVLFKQKRVGIHKSHFDILKFRTMRIDTPKDTPTHMLKNPEQYITRVGKFLRKTSLDELPQIWNILIGHMSIIGPRPALWNQYDLIAERDKYGANDVRPGLTGWAQINGRDELPIEVKAKLDGEYVKRISFLFDLKCFFGTIVSVIKSDGVIEGGTGAIEEAKNKAEAEKVLEEA, from the coding sequence GTGGTTTACTTAAAAATAAAGCGACTATTAGATATTGTGATTTCGCTTGTAGGATTGGTTTTATTATCTCCGCTGTTTTTAATTTTGGTTGTGGCAATTAAACTGGATTCCAAAGGACCGGTATTGTTCAAGCAAAAACGTGTAGGGATTCATAAGAGTCATTTTGACATATTGAAATTCCGCACAATGCGTATAGATACTCCCAAAGATACACCAACACATATGCTCAAAAACCCCGAGCAATATATAACAAGAGTAGGCAAGTTTTTGCGCAAGACAAGCCTGGATGAGCTACCGCAGATATGGAATATTCTCATAGGACATATGTCCATTATAGGGCCAAGGCCTGCTCTCTGGAACCAATATGATCTGATAGCAGAGAGGGATAAGTACGGAGCTAATGACGTGCGACCAGGATTGACCGGCTGGGCGCAGATCAATGGCAGGGATGAACTGCCGATTGAGGTTAAAGCAAAGTTAGATGGAGAGTACGTTAAGAGAATTAGCTTCTTGTTTGATCTAAAATGCTTCTTTGGCACCATTGTCAGTGTAATCAAAAGCGACGGCGTGATTGAAGGCGGAACCGGCGCGATAGAAGAAGCTAAAAATAAAGCTGAAGCTGAGAAGGTTTTAGAGGAGGCATAA
- a CDS encoding NAD-dependent epimerase/dehydratase family protein, whose translation MKKILITGANSYIGTSFEKWVAQWPDKYSVDTVDMIDGTWKEKDFSGYDVVFHVAGIVHVKEKNTSKYFEVNRDLAVDVAEKAKSEGVKQFIFLSTMGVYGTETGYITEKTLPDPKTPYAKSKYEAEKLLLKMNEDSSFKVAVLRPPIVYGKGCKGNYPRLARLAVKLPIFPDVNNERSMIYIDNLSEFTRLLIEYCAEGLFFPQNKDYVNTTELVRLIAKSHNKEIRITKFFNFAISIGFKMSETLRKVFGSCVYDKKMIGYHGTTIDGWKMEYETVSFEESIKLTES comes from the coding sequence TTGAAAAAGATTCTTATTACTGGTGCCAACAGCTATATTGGGACAAGCTTTGAAAAGTGGGTGGCACAGTGGCCGGATAAATATTCTGTTGATACTGTTGATATGATAGATGGTACCTGGAAAGAGAAAGATTTTTCCGGCTATGATGTTGTATTTCATGTGGCTGGGATTGTTCATGTAAAAGAAAAAAATACAAGTAAATATTTCGAAGTAAATAGAGATTTGGCTGTAGATGTAGCGGAGAAAGCAAAGTCTGAAGGAGTAAAACAATTTATATTTTTAAGTACAATGGGGGTTTATGGAACTGAAACAGGATATATAACAGAAAAAACTTTACCTGACCCGAAGACACCATATGCCAAATCAAAATACGAAGCAGAAAAGTTGCTATTGAAAATGAATGAAGATAGTAGTTTCAAGGTAGCGGTTCTTAGACCTCCAATAGTTTATGGAAAGGGTTGTAAAGGTAATTATCCAAGATTAGCTCGCTTGGCTGTTAAATTGCCTATCTTTCCTGATGTAAATAATGAGCGAAGTATGATATATATAGATAATTTATCTGAATTTACTCGGTTATTGATAGAGTATTGTGCTGAGGGATTATTTTTCCCTCAGAATAAGGACTATGTAAATACTACTGAATTGGTAAGACTCATTGCAAAATCGCATAATAAAGAGATTAGAATTACTAAGTTTTTTAATTTTGCTATTAGTATAGGTTTTAAGATGTCAGAAACATTAAGAAAAGTTTTTGGATCTTGTGTATATGATAAAAAAATGATTGGTTATCATGGTACAACTATTGATGGATGGAAGATGGAATATGAAACTGTTTCCTTTGAGGAATCGATTAAACTGACAGAAAGTTAA
- a CDS encoding glycosyltransferase family 4 protein — protein MKQKKDILFLCQYFYPEYVSSATLPYDTAVALVKAGFSVGAMCGYPKEYNKSGKVPLKEVYEDIEIRRLKYIQLKRSNFIGRLINYFSFTFSVALRFPSLRNYKSIIVYSNPPVLPLIAAWASKLFHTKIVFVSYDVYPEIAHITNSISVSSIISKMMKKFNKTIFKHVNKVVALSNEMKDYLLEHRLSLKRHQVEVIPNWYEDKGIIDTSKSYKNELFKDLALGENLVVSYFGNMGICQDLDTILDAIRELKNINDIRFIFAGHGNKMEAFKSIVKEENLQNVTIYDFLHGQDFQDALNISDCFLVSLAEGLTGLAVPSKTYSYMMAGKPVIAIMGRNSDISKDLLENDAGFALEVGEVSKLVNAILELKNDKTRKELMGKNCRELFLKKYTKEKCTQQYVDMMKKILEAH, from the coding sequence ATGAAACAGAAAAAGGATATTTTGTTTTTATGTCAATATTTTTATCCAGAATATGTATCTTCAGCCACGCTTCCATATGACACAGCAGTAGCATTAGTAAAGGCTGGTTTTAGTGTTGGAGCTATGTGTGGGTATCCAAAGGAATACAATAAGTCAGGAAAAGTTCCTTTGAAAGAAGTCTATGAAGATATAGAAATAAGAAGATTAAAGTATATCCAACTAAAGCGAAGTAATTTTATTGGAAGATTAATTAATTATTTTTCATTCACTTTTTCTGTTGCTTTAAGATTTCCTAGTTTACGAAATTATAAATCTATAATTGTTTATTCCAATCCACCAGTATTGCCTTTAATTGCAGCATGGGCAAGCAAGCTCTTTCACACAAAAATAGTTTTTGTTAGTTATGATGTCTATCCTGAGATTGCTCATATTACAAATAGTATTTCAGTAAGTAGTATAATTAGTAAAATGATGAAAAAATTTAATAAGACTATTTTTAAACATGTAAATAAAGTAGTGGCTTTATCAAATGAGATGAAAGATTATCTGCTAGAACATAGATTATCGTTAAAGCGTCATCAAGTAGAAGTAATTCCTAATTGGTATGAAGATAAGGGAATTATAGATACTTCAAAATCCTATAAGAATGAGTTATTTAAAGATTTGGCATTAGGGGAGAACCTTGTGGTTTCTTATTTTGGAAATATGGGAATCTGCCAAGATCTGGATACTATATTAGATGCAATAAGAGAACTAAAAAATATAAATGACATAAGATTCATATTCGCCGGGCATGGAAATAAAATGGAAGCTTTTAAGTCTATAGTAAAAGAAGAAAACCTACAGAATGTTACTATATATGATTTTTTACATGGTCAAGATTTTCAAGACGCTTTGAATATAAGCGATTGCTTTCTTGTAAGCTTGGCAGAGGGTTTAACAGGCCTTGCAGTACCTAGTAAAACATACAGTTATATGATGGCTGGAAAACCGGTAATTGCCATTATGGGCAGAAACTCAGATATATCAAAGGATTTATTAGAGAATGATGCTGGTTTTGCATTGGAAGTTGGAGAGGTATCAAAATTAGTAAATGCAATACTTGAATTAAAGAACGACAAAACAAGAAAAGAATTGATGGGTAAAAACTGTAGGGAGTTATTTCTTAAGAAATATACAAAAGAAAAGTGTACTCAACAGTATGTAGATATGATGAAAAAAATATTGGAGGCGCATTAA
- a CDS encoding nucleoside-diphosphate sugar epimerase/dehydratase translates to MFKNKTLLITGGTGSFGNAVMKRFLNTDIKEIRIFSRDEKKQDDMRKHYKNDKLKFYIGDVRDLQSIKNAMHGVDYIFHAAALKQVPSCEFFPLEAVKTNILGTDNVLTAAIEYGVKKVICLSTDKAAYPINAMGISKAMMEKVFVAKSKTVDPNKTLICGTRYGNVMASRGSVIPLFVEQIKSGQPLTVTNPNMTRFLMSLDEAVELVVFAFQNAEAGDIMVQKAPASTIGDLAQAVKELFNADNEIKIIGTRHGEKRYETLLTKEEYLVAQDMGGFFRVPADKRDLNYDKYFVEGNQRLSSDEEYNSDNTERLNVEQIKEKLLSLDYIKEELDRWNRS, encoded by the coding sequence TTGTTTAAAAATAAGACTCTACTAATTACAGGTGGTACAGGGTCCTTTGGAAACGCTGTGATGAAGAGATTTTTAAATACGGATATTAAAGAAATCCGAATTTTTTCTCGTGACGAAAAAAAGCAGGATGACATGAGAAAACATTATAAAAATGATAAACTGAAGTTTTATATTGGTGATGTGAGAGATTTGCAATCTATAAAAAATGCTATGCATGGCGTTGACTATATATTTCATGCAGCTGCTCTCAAACAGGTTCCGTCCTGTGAGTTCTTTCCGTTGGAAGCCGTAAAGACTAATATTTTAGGAACAGATAATGTACTTACTGCAGCAATAGAATATGGAGTTAAAAAAGTCATTTGCCTGTCAACTGATAAAGCAGCATACCCGATAAATGCCATGGGTATTTCCAAGGCTATGATGGAAAAAGTATTTGTTGCAAAGTCAAAAACAGTAGATCCAAATAAAACTCTTATTTGTGGCACCAGATATGGTAATGTAATGGCATCAAGGGGATCTGTGATACCACTTTTTGTTGAGCAGATTAAAAGTGGACAACCCTTGACAGTAACAAACCCAAATATGACAAGATTTTTGATGAGCCTTGATGAAGCTGTTGAGCTTGTAGTTTTTGCATTTCAGAATGCTGAAGCCGGAGATATTATGGTACAAAAAGCTCCAGCATCAACCATTGGAGATTTAGCTCAGGCAGTTAAAGAATTATTTAACGCGGATAATGAAATAAAGATAATCGGAACTCGTCATGGAGAGAAAAGGTACGAGACTCTTCTCACTAAAGAAGAGTACCTGGTAGCTCAGGATATGGGGGGATTTTTCAGAGTTCCTGCCGACAAAAGAGATCTTAACTATGACAAGTATTTTGTAGAAGGAAATCAGAGGCTTTCTTCCGATGAAGAGTATAACTCTGATAACACTGAAAGGTTAAATGTTGAACAGATAAAAGAAAAACTTCTTTCTCTTGATTATATAAAAGAAGAACTAGATAGGTGGAATAGGTCATGA
- a CDS encoding capsular polysaccharide biosynthesis protein CapF produces MKILVTGAKGFIGKNLVAELKNRKYMDVFEYDKDTDPSLLDEYCKKADFVFHLAGVNRPKEQSEFMEGNFGFTSILLDTLKKYHNNCPVMISSSIQAELNNPYGKSKKAGEDLLFEYGKETGTKVLVYRFPNVFGKWCRPNYNSAVATFCYNISHNLPITINDPNVVMRLVYIDDVVDELINALNGKENRVGNFCEVPIVYTIKLGEIADLLYSFKKSREERSIPDMSDAFTKKLYSTYLSYLPEDQFSYELKMNVDNRGSFTEFIKTPERGQVSVNISKPGITKGNHWHHTKIEKFLVVSGKGVIRFRKVDSDEIIEYYVSGDKLEVVDIPPGYTHNIENLGDTDMVTIMWANECFDPEKPDTCYLEV; encoded by the coding sequence ATGAAAATTTTAGTCACCGGTGCCAAGGGGTTCATAGGTAAAAATCTTGTTGCTGAACTAAAGAACAGAAAATACATGGATGTATTTGAATATGATAAAGACACGGATCCCAGCTTACTTGATGAATATTGTAAGAAAGCGGATTTTGTATTTCATCTTGCGGGAGTGAACCGTCCAAAAGAGCAATCGGAGTTTATGGAAGGGAATTTCGGATTTACTTCTATTTTGTTGGATACCCTAAAAAAATACCATAATAACTGCCCAGTGATGATTTCATCTTCAATACAGGCAGAATTGAATAACCCTTATGGTAAGAGCAAGAAAGCTGGAGAGGATTTACTCTTTGAATATGGGAAAGAAACAGGAACAAAAGTGCTTGTTTATCGCTTCCCTAATGTATTTGGCAAATGGTGCAGGCCAAATTATAACAGTGCAGTTGCAACATTTTGCTATAATATTTCTCATAACCTGCCTATCACTATTAATGATCCAAATGTTGTTATGAGATTAGTTTATATAGATGATGTAGTGGATGAATTGATTAATGCTTTAAATGGTAAGGAAAATAGAGTCGGTAATTTTTGTGAAGTGCCGATAGTTTACACTATCAAACTAGGGGAAATTGCCGATTTACTATATTCATTTAAGAAAAGCCGTGAGGAACGCTCAATTCCGGATATGTCTGATGCGTTTACAAAAAAACTATACAGTACATATTTGAGCTATTTACCTGAGGACCAGTTCAGCTATGAGCTTAAGATGAATGTGGATAACAGAGGGTCTTTTACGGAGTTTATTAAAACGCCTGAAAGAGGACAGGTATCTGTTAATATATCCAAGCCTGGAATAACCAAAGGAAACCACTGGCATCATACAAAAATCGAAAAGTTTCTTGTGGTAAGCGGCAAAGGAGTCATACGCTTTAGAAAAGTAGATTCAGATGAGATTATTGAGTATTACGTAAGTGGGGACAAGCTGGAAGTGGTGGACATACCTCCAGGCTATACTCACAACATTGAAAATCTTGGAGATACGGATATGGTCACCATAATGTGGGCAAATGAGTGCTTTGATCCTGAGAAGCCGGATACTTGCTATTTGGAGGTTTAG